One segment of Pogoniulus pusillus isolate bPogPus1 chromosome 26, bPogPus1.pri, whole genome shotgun sequence DNA contains the following:
- the DUSP28 gene encoding dual specificity phosphatase 28, translated as MLQLCKVTSSLLISNAKAACNEELLTREGVTFCVNVTRQQPFPSLQQVRGIRVPVFDDPAEDLYRYFEQCSDAIEEAVKSGGKCLVYCKNGRSRSAAICTAYLMRHRKLPLKEAFEAVKTARPVAEPNSGFWSQLQRYEEDLQMPKQSDLLSKQLKNSNA; from the exons atgctccagctctgcaaggTCACCTCCTCCCTGCTCATCAGCAACGCCAAGGCAGCCTGCAACGAGGAGCTGCTCACACGAGAGGGAGTCACCTTCTGCGTCAATGTCACCCGGCAGCAGCcgttccccagcctgcagcaggtgcGGGGCATACGCGTGCCCGTCTTCGATGACCCTGCTGAAGACCTGTACCGCTACTTCGAGCAGTGCAGCGATGCCATAGAAGAGGCTGTGAAGAGCGGTGGGAAGTGCCTGGTTTACTGCAAAAACGGCCGCAGCCGATCGGCTGCCATCTGCACTGCCTATCTGATGAGACACCGAAAGCTCCCACTCAAGGAGGCTTTTGAG GCTGTGAAGACTGCCAGACCAGTAGCAGAACCCAACTCAGGATTTTGGTCTCAGCTGCAGAGATATGAAGAAGATTTGCAGATGCCAAAGCAGTCTGACCTGCTAAGCAAACAACTTAAGAACAGCAATGCATGA
- the LOC135187045 gene encoding claudin-15-like, whose protein sequence is MASSSLQICALLLALGGFTISLVTTMSNRWKISDTTAMLVTTDWISEGLWMDCAVTASGSVQCRKCPYMLTSDTYIQACRALMIASILLGFLAAVLSLLGLKCTNIGLSDEEGKTKFTVTGGFLFILGGLCSMVAVSWYAAMITAQFFDTLYAGTKYELGDALYLGWAGSVLYMLGGILLTCSCKGKKSQDYSAKRYPYSAGRAAHQQHIYTKDSETVISNKEYV, encoded by the exons ATGGCATCATCTTCTCTCCAAATTTGTGCATTGCTGCTGGCCCTAGGAGGATTCACCATTTCACTTGTTACTACCATGTCCAACAGATGGAAAATTTCAGACACCACAGCCATGCTGGTTACTACAGACTGGATTTCTGAGGGTCTTTGGATGGACTGTGCAGTGACTGCCTCTGGATCAGTACAGTGCAGGAAATGTCCCTACATGCTGACTTCAGACA CTTATATTCAGGCATGTCGTGCCTTGATGATTGCTTCCATCCTTTTGGGATTCCTAGCTGCAGTACTCTCGCTGCTTGGGTTGAAGTGCACAAACATTGGCTTGAGTGATGAAGAAGGCAAAACAAAGTTTACTGTCACGGGAGGATTTCTCTTTATTTTAGGAG GTCTCTGTTCCATGGTGGCTGTTTCTTGGTACGCTGCGATGATCACGGCTCAGTTTTTTGACACACTGTACGCTGGAACCAA GTATGAACTAGGAGATGCTCTGTACttaggctgggctggatctgTTCTTTACATGCTTGGTGGGATCCTACTGACCTGTTCATGCAAAGGGAAGAAATCCCAGGATTACAG TGCCAAGAGATACCCATATTCAGCAGGCCGGgcagctcaccagcagcacatTTACACCAAAGACTCTGAGACAGTCATAAGCAACAAGGAGTATGTCTAA